In the genome of Pieris rapae chromosome 6, ilPieRapa1.1, whole genome shotgun sequence, one region contains:
- the LOC110991627 gene encoding uncharacterized protein LOC110991627 has protein sequence MQEQITDGEPAHHARRPMNAFLIFCKRHRSVVRDKYPNLENRSITKILGEWWANLDKEEKACYTGLAKQYKDAFFSANPDFKWYKLPAPPLRTLSARPRDSSDKQESPMDYHEEYERTNNNSTRIDFNKKSNVTESEPKETSMFTPGKLADEAQMGGLSSLLIQKTENSTPNPFYSPPSFKFNSISASTEFRSQGVDEPKSQNQDNIRELQNALTETTKIFSEEFENKEVYYHSNDPNDQITNQDVIDQIVDKRYSKEDDGYNRNWSDDEKNSKSGRSCKGKRYQEFMAVGGLLVKRQRREYDRMDEGYNAACSWDLANYQEEFTDPTKSNSIDTSTESERTDAIQAPESDNNPNKTFKAADFDLDAKIKALPSLSLEKFQQKKRENKRKKKTINLKPKALESSQIINSVPRPLIDERRDMAEHWREQVIGSQKRKPRKISITRLEINSLVSNSMNGGNKISPEIKIATEAPSSVVQNMDICNHTQHDVDLFALATLAEVAANTSKIEESNTLAKVSDPSTV, from the exons ATGCAAGAGCAGATAACAGATGGGGAGCCGGCGCACCATGCCCGGCGTCCCATGAACGCCTTCCTCATATTCTGTAAACGCCATCGTAGCGTCGTCAGGGACAAGTATCCGAACCTGGAAAACAG atCCATTACCAAAATTCTAGGAGAGTGGTGGGCTAACTTAGACAAAGAAGAGAAAGCTTGCTACACAGGTCTTGCTAAACAG TACAAAGACGCGTTCTTCAGCGCCAACCCCGACTTCAAATGGTACAAGTTACCCGCACCGCCCCTTCGTACTCTGTCCGCTCGACCCCGAGACTCCTCTGACAAACAAGAGTCCCCAATGGACTATCATGAGGAATATGAAAGGACAAACAACAACTCCACGAGAATAGACttcaacaaaaaatcaaacgtCACAGAAAGTGAACCGAAAGAAACATCTATGTTCACACCGGGCAAACTAGCCGATGAAGCTCAAATGGGGGGCCTCAGCAGCCTCCTCATTCAGAAGACTGAAAACTCAACTCCAAACCCATTTTACTCACCTCCCTCTTTTAAGTTCAACTCGATCTCAGCTTCAACGGAATTCAGATCTCAGGGTGTCGATGAACCGAAATCACAGAATCAAGATAATATACGTGAACTACAGAATGCTTTAACTGAAACCACTAAGATATTTAGTGAAGAATTCGAAAATAAAGAAGTATATTACCACTCAAACGATCCTAACGACCAGATTACTAACCAAGATGTAATAGACCAAATAGTTGATAAGCGTTATTCGAAAGAAGACGACGGGTATAACAGAAACTGGTCGGACGATGAGAAGAATTCGAAGTCGGGACGGTCGTGCAAGGGTAAGCGTTACCAAGAATTCATGGCTGTTGGGGGACTCTTAGTAAAGCGACAGAGAAGAGAATACGATAGAATGGACGAAGGGTATAACGCTGCGTGTAGCTGGGATCTGGCTAATTATCAAGAAGAATTCACTGACCCTACGAAATCAAACTCAATCGACACATCGACTGAAAGCGAAAGAACTGACGCGATCCAAGCTCCAGAATCAGACAATAATCCAAACAAAACATTCAAAGCGGCTGACTTTGACTTAGATGCGAAAATCAAGGCTCTACCCTCACTTAGCTTGGAGAAGTTTCAACAGAAAAAACGCGAAAACAAGCGCAAGAAGAAAACGATCAATCTAAAACCAAAGGCGTTGGAATCGTCTCAAATTATCAACTCAGTCCCTCGCCCCCTAATTGACGAGCGGCGTGATATGGCGGAACATTGGCGGGAACAAGTAATCGGCAGTCAGAAAAGAAAACCAAGAAAAATTAGTATCACACGACTCGAAATAAACAGTTTAGTTTCCAATTCTATGAACGGAGGGAACAAAATAAGTCCAGAGATTAAAATAGCAACCGAGGCGCCCAGCAGCGTCGTTCAAAACATGGATATTTGCAATCACACGCAGCATGACGTGGACTTATTTGCGCTGGCAACACTCGCGGAGGTCGCGGCTAATACGTCAAAAATTGAGGAGTCAAACACACTTGCCAAAGTGAGTGACCCTTCCACGGTATGA